A genomic window from Treponema maltophilum ATCC 51939 includes:
- a CDS encoding HAD family hydrolase — protein MIRGILFDVDGVLINSEKEIAQACIEFFKRRGVHAVPADFAPFIGAGENRFIGGVAEKYGLKIDIAAAKIEAYGIYDELISGTDCAMKGTADFIRNAQKAGIKTALATSADKIKLDVNLKAIGFSIDDFDYAVWGNKVTHKKPDPEIYLTAAAGLGLNACDCLVVEDAVNGVQAAKAAGSLCIGLLGSFSEAELKRAGADIVLQDLSFFEPFCSQNEFTASLKRLLNG, from the coding sequence ATGATACGCGGTATTTTATTCGATGTTGACGGTGTGCTTATAAATTCGGAAAAAGAGATTGCTCAAGCGTGTATTGAGTTTTTTAAGAGGCGCGGCGTACATGCCGTTCCCGCAGACTTCGCCCCCTTTATAGGGGCGGGCGAAAACCGTTTTATAGGCGGAGTTGCCGAAAAATACGGTTTAAAAATAGATATCGCCGCTGCCAAAATTGAAGCGTACGGTATCTATGATGAACTGATTTCCGGTACCGATTGCGCTATGAAGGGCACTGCCGACTTTATCCGCAATGCGCAAAAAGCGGGCATTAAAACGGCTTTGGCGACAAGCGCCGATAAAATCAAATTGGACGTTAATTTAAAAGCAATCGGTTTTTCGATTGACGACTTCGATTATGCGGTGTGGGGCAATAAGGTAACGCATAAAAAGCCCGACCCCGAAATTTACCTTACGGCGGCTGCAGGTCTCGGTTTGAACGCATGCGATTGCCTTGTCGTTGAAGATGCCGTAAACGGGGTTCAAGCCGCCAAGGCCGCAGGTTCTTTGTGTATCGGTCTTTTAGGTTCTTTTTCCGAAGCCGAACTGAAACGGGCGGGAGCCGACATTGTTTTACAGGATTTAAGCTTTTTTGAACCCTTTTGTTCGCAAAACGAATTTACTGCATCCTTAAAACGCCTATTAAACGGTTGA
- a CDS encoding NAD(+) synthase: MDYGFLRIACASPAIKLADCASNADSLARAVQKGEKDGAECMVFPELSLTGCTCANLFLQESLLRKVPEALASLARKTEHTRVLFAVGAPLLYKGFLTNCAVFIKSGRILAAIPKTFTGLTNGGIPQGGEARYFQSALSVEPGAVIGIGKQSAARSGALCGEPRDVPFGTDILIKMNKAVRRSDGSDLTVYIGAQIGADVYAVKNAAQTPALSLVREGAHVVLNLAAEAEGAGKAKKRRSFIAVQSENPPCAYAYANAGRGESTTDYVFSAHNIIAENGSVLAESDLYTDGYIVRDIDIESIEAERRQKTAAGIFSAKSFRIIEAAEQKVSGTGTSSRKTAAAKPHPVTLLRAIPKTPFVPETQKACEKRCKEVAAIQAHGLASRLEHTGIKSAVIGLSGGLDSTLALLTAIASFKILSLPLTSITAVSMPGFGTSGRTKNNAALLASLTGVTFKEIDIREAVKIHLKDIDCDENVHDTVYENAQARERTQILMDLANKNKALVIGTGDLSETALGWMTYGGDHLSMYAVNVSVPKTLIQALVRHHAEPENATFFCADKTRAAELSAALLDIVNTPVSPELLPAKNGAIAQKTEELLGPYELHDFFLYYAVRRAFSPAKILFLAQHAFGKKYERSKILDTLIIFYRRFFSQQFKRSCMSDGVSTGSVSLSPRGAWNMPSDASSAQWLSEAEKLKTKKQTEPNKNVRT, translated from the coding sequence ATGGATTACGGCTTTTTAAGAATTGCCTGCGCAAGTCCCGCAATCAAACTTGCCGACTGCGCGTCGAACGCCGATTCTCTCGCCCGTGCCGTTCAAAAAGGCGAAAAAGACGGCGCCGAATGTATGGTATTTCCCGAACTTTCTCTTACCGGCTGCACGTGCGCGAATCTTTTTTTGCAGGAAAGCCTTTTGCGCAAAGTTCCCGAAGCGCTTGCCTCTCTTGCCCGCAAAACCGAACATACGCGCGTTTTGTTTGCGGTCGGCGCACCGCTTTTATATAAAGGTTTTTTAACTAATTGCGCCGTTTTTATAAAAAGCGGGCGCATTTTGGCGGCGATTCCGAAAACCTTTACCGGCCTTACAAATGGCGGCATTCCGCAAGGCGGCGAAGCGCGTTATTTTCAAAGTGCGCTTTCGGTCGAACCGGGCGCCGTCATCGGAATAGGAAAGCAGAGTGCCGCGCGCAGCGGCGCGCTCTGCGGCGAGCCCCGCGACGTTCCTTTCGGCACGGATATTTTGATTAAAATGAACAAAGCGGTAAGGCGCTCCGACGGTTCGGATTTAACTGTATATATAGGCGCACAAATAGGCGCCGATGTATATGCGGTAAAGAATGCGGCGCAAACGCCCGCCCTGTCGCTCGTACGGGAAGGAGCCCATGTTGTTCTTAATCTTGCAGCCGAAGCCGAAGGAGCCGGCAAAGCCAAAAAACGCCGCTCATTCATCGCGGTGCAGTCCGAAAATCCGCCCTGCGCATATGCGTACGCAAACGCGGGTCGCGGCGAATCGACAACCGATTACGTATTTTCCGCCCACAATATAATCGCCGAAAACGGCTCGGTTTTAGCCGAATCCGATTTATACACCGACGGCTACATCGTTCGGGATATCGATATTGAAAGCATCGAAGCCGAAAGACGGCAAAAAACGGCAGCCGGTATTTTTTCGGCAAAAAGCTTCCGCATTATAGAAGCCGCCGAACAAAAAGTTTCCGGTACCGGCACATCTTCGCGTAAAACGGCGGCGGCAAAACCGCATCCGGTCACCTTGCTGCGCGCAATACCGAAAACACCCTTTGTTCCCGAAACGCAAAAAGCGTGCGAAAAGCGCTGCAAAGAGGTTGCGGCAATACAGGCACACGGCCTTGCGTCCCGCCTTGAACATACGGGTATAAAGAGTGCCGTTATAGGACTTTCGGGCGGCTTGGATTCGACCTTGGCGCTTTTAACCGCGATCGCATCTTTTAAAATTCTTTCGCTGCCGCTCACTTCGATAACGGCCGTATCGATGCCCGGCTTCGGCACAAGCGGCCGCACAAAAAACAACGCCGCCCTCCTCGCCTCCCTTACGGGCGTAACGTTCAAAGAAATCGATATACGCGAAGCGGTAAAAATTCATTTAAAAGACATAGACTGCGATGAAAACGTTCACGACACGGTATACGAAAACGCACAGGCGCGCGAACGCACGCAGATTCTCATGGACCTTGCAAATAAAAACAAAGCGCTCGTTATAGGAACGGGAGATCTTTCCGAAACCGCGCTCGGCTGGATGACCTACGGCGGCGACCATTTGTCGATGTATGCCGTAAACGTTTCGGTGCCGAAAACGCTTATACAGGCGCTTGTCCGGCACCATGCCGAGCCTGAAAACGCGACCTTTTTTTGCGCCGACAAAACAAGGGCGGCAGAACTTTCCGCCGCTTTACTCGACATTGTAAACACACCCGTAAGTCCGGAGCTGCTTCCGGCAAAAAACGGCGCCATAGCGCAAAAAACGGAAGAACTTTTGGGTCCCTACGAACTGCACGACTTTTTTTTGTATTATGCGGTGCGCCGCGCTTTCAGCCCCGCAAAAATTCTCTTTTTGGCGCAGCACGCTTTCGGCAAAAAATACGAACGGAGCAAAATACTCGACACGCTCATCATTTTTTACCGGCGGTTTTTCAGCCAGCAGTTTAAAAGATCGTGCATGAGCGACGGCGTATCGACCGGTTCCGTTTCGCTTTCACCGCGGGGAGCGTGGAACATGCCCAGCGACGCATCAAGCGCGCAATGGCTTTCGGAAGCGGAAAAGTTAAAAACGAAAAAACAAACGGAGCCGAATAAAAATGTACGAACTTAA
- a CDS encoding iron-containing alcohol dehydrogenase, with protein sequence MNNFTYWTPTKVVFGKGAEKETGKLIKEQKASKVLVHFGGQSAEKSGLLDRIRTSLESENISYVTLGGVVPNPRLSLVRKGIALCKKEGVDFILAVGGGSVIDSAKAIGYGLANNCDVWDLYLKKSAPKGCVPVGAVLTIAAAGSEMSDSSVITTEDGWLKRGCNSDYARCRFAVMNPELTASLNHWQTMSGCTDIVMHTLERYFYSSDTAEPASLLTDNIAEGLIKAVIKSSHVLKKEPQNYEARAQVMWAGSLSHNGLTGCGNNTGDWATHQIEHELSGMFDVTHGAGLAAVWASWARYVYKENPARFAKLAENVFGIKTASAEQGALDGIKAMEDFFRSIDMPVSLKELKVNASEEQIDTMALKCSFNKTRTVGTFKKLGYDDLKLIYQAAAK encoded by the coding sequence ATGAACAATTTTACGTATTGGACGCCGACAAAGGTTGTCTTCGGAAAGGGCGCCGAAAAAGAAACCGGCAAACTCATAAAAGAACAAAAAGCTTCAAAGGTTCTCGTACACTTCGGCGGACAAAGCGCCGAAAAATCGGGGCTTTTGGACAGAATCCGTACGTCGTTGGAAAGCGAAAACATAAGCTACGTTACGCTCGGCGGCGTTGTTCCCAACCCGCGCCTTTCGCTTGTGCGTAAAGGAATCGCTTTGTGCAAAAAAGAAGGCGTCGACTTTATTTTAGCCGTCGGCGGCGGCAGCGTTATCGATTCGGCAAAAGCGATAGGGTACGGCCTTGCAAACAACTGCGACGTATGGGATCTTTATTTGAAAAAGAGCGCACCGAAAGGCTGCGTGCCGGTCGGTGCCGTTCTTACGATAGCCGCTGCGGGAAGCGAAATGAGTGATTCGTCGGTAATCACAACCGAAGACGGTTGGCTTAAGCGCGGCTGCAATTCGGACTATGCACGCTGCCGTTTTGCCGTTATGAATCCGGAATTGACGGCGAGCCTCAATCACTGGCAAACCATGAGCGGCTGTACCGACATCGTTATGCATACGCTTGAGCGCTATTTTTACTCTTCCGACACGGCGGAACCGGCAAGCCTTCTTACCGACAATATTGCCGAAGGTTTGATAAAAGCCGTTATAAAAAGTTCGCACGTTTTAAAAAAAGAGCCTCAAAATTACGAAGCGCGCGCTCAGGTAATGTGGGCAGGCAGTCTTTCTCACAACGGGCTTACCGGCTGCGGCAACAATACGGGCGATTGGGCGACGCACCAAATCGAGCACGAATTGAGCGGCATGTTCGACGTTACGCACGGTGCGGGTCTTGCCGCCGTATGGGCAAGTTGGGCGCGTTACGTATATAAAGAAAATCCCGCGCGGTTTGCAAAGCTTGCCGAAAACGTATTCGGCATTAAGACCGCTTCGGCGGAACAGGGTGCGCTCGACGGCATAAAAGCGATGGAAGATTTTTTCCGTTCGATCGATATGCCCGTTTCGCTTAAAGAACTGAAGGTCAACGCAAGCGAAGAACAAATCGATACGATGGCTTTAAAATGTTCGTTTAACAAAACGCGCACGGTCGGCACTTTTAAAAAGCTCGGCTATGACGACCTTAAGCTCATTTATCAGGCGGCCGCAAAATAA
- the larE gene encoding ATP-dependent sacrificial sulfur transferase LarE, with the protein MQKAEALKDFFKTHPKAAIAFSGGTDSAYLLAAAMRSGADVRPYYIKTAFQPQFELEDALRLTKELGVKPEIIAADILNEADVTLNRADRCYRCKRFLFSLLKERAVKDGYHLILDGTNASDDADDRPGMKALRELNIQSPLRLCGITKDEVRLLSKREGLFTWNKSAYACLATRVPCGTIIKAETLALVERAETELAKLGFSDFRIRIRGDAALLQVSEAQMEKVLQKKEDIRALLANGFPSVMLDLKAR; encoded by the coding sequence GTGCAAAAGGCCGAAGCCTTAAAAGATTTTTTTAAAACGCATCCGAAAGCGGCAATCGCTTTTTCGGGCGGAACCGATTCGGCGTATCTTTTGGCCGCAGCCATGCGCTCGGGTGCGGATGTTCGCCCTTATTACATAAAAACGGCGTTTCAACCGCAATTCGAATTGGAAGACGCGCTGCGCTTGACAAAGGAACTCGGCGTTAAGCCTGAAATTATCGCCGCCGACATATTAAACGAAGCGGACGTTACCTTAAACCGTGCCGACCGCTGTTACCGCTGCAAGCGTTTTTTGTTTTCACTTTTAAAGGAACGGGCGGTTAAAGACGGGTACCATCTTATTTTAGACGGAACAAACGCGTCCGACGATGCGGACGACAGACCGGGTATGAAAGCGTTGCGCGAACTGAACATACAATCGCCCCTTCGTCTGTGCGGCATAACGAAGGACGAAGTGCGGCTTTTGTCGAAGCGGGAAGGCCTTTTTACGTGGAATAAAAGTGCTTACGCATGCTTGGCAACCAGAGTGCCCTGCGGAACAATTATAAAAGCCGAAACGCTCGCTCTTGTAGAGCGGGCCGAAACGGAACTTGCAAAACTCGGGTTCAGCGATTTCCGCATACGAATCAGAGGAGATGCGGCCCTGCTCCAAGTGTCCGAAGCGCAAATGGAAAAAGTCCTGCAAAAAAAAGAGGACATACGCGCTCTTTTGGCAAACGGCTTTCCATCGGTAATGCTTGACTTAAAGGCGCGCTGA
- the larB gene encoding nickel pincer cofactor biosynthesis protein LarB codes for MDKYDILAILEQVKSGGLSVQEAFLLLKKKPFEDLGFAKPDFHRTIRQGNTEVIYGEGKTPEQIAAIASSLLKNGEKTVLITRIDRAAAEEISLKHSLHYDPVSRLGIIGELPPPSGTGKILVAAAGTSDIPVAEEAAQTAEAFGCKTVRLYDVGVSGLHRLLSYSDEIMSARVIIAAAGMEGALASVIAGLADCPVIALPTSVGYGASLGGIAALLSMLNSCASGVSVVNIDNGFGAGYLAAMINRINEA; via the coding sequence ATGGACAAATACGACATTCTTGCAATTTTGGAACAGGTAAAAAGCGGCGGTCTTTCCGTACAGGAAGCTTTTTTATTGCTGAAAAAAAAACCTTTTGAAGATTTGGGCTTTGCAAAGCCCGACTTTCACCGGACAATCAGGCAGGGAAATACCGAAGTCATATACGGCGAAGGGAAAACGCCGGAACAAATCGCGGCGATCGCTTCTTCTCTGCTGAAAAACGGCGAAAAAACAGTCCTTATAACCCGCATCGATCGGGCAGCTGCCGAGGAAATTTCGCTCAAGCACAGCCTGCACTATGATCCCGTCAGCAGACTCGGCATTATCGGAGAGCTTCCTCCTCCGAGCGGTACGGGGAAAATCCTTGTAGCGGCCGCCGGAACCAGCGATATACCCGTTGCCGAAGAAGCGGCGCAAACGGCGGAAGCATTCGGCTGCAAAACGGTGCGCCTTTACGACGTGGGCGTATCGGGACTTCACCGCCTACTTTCATATTCGGATGAAATAATGAGCGCACGCGTTATCATCGCCGCGGCGGGCATGGAAGGCGCACTCGCAAGCGTTATCGCCGGCCTTGCCGATTGTCCCGTTATCGCTCTTCCGACAAGCGTCGGCTACGGCGCGTCGTTGGGCGGCATTGCGGCGCTTTTATCGATGCTCAACTCGTGTGCAAGCGGGGTAAGCGTTGTAAACATCGACAACGGCTTCGGCGCTGGCTACCTTGCGGCCATGATAAACCGAATAAACGAGGCATAA
- the larC gene encoding nickel pincer cofactor biosynthesis protein LarC produces the protein MKTLYFECAMGASGDMLAGALSELIPNQKEFIENINAAGLPDETRISVQECEKCGIYGTRLVVTVGGLEEHEHREHLHWGQSGHEHSHDGCREIPHAHSTPAHVGARIDRLKINNKVKADIKAVYKILAETESFVHKTDIEHIHFHEVGTADALADITSVCMLIDMLSPERILCSPINTGSGRVHCAHGILPVPAPACARILRNIPVYSNGIQSELCTPTGAALLAHFASDFVAMPPMTYSAIGYGMGKKNFEQANCLRAFWGESTEGAAHIEQIIELSCNIDDMTGEALAFAAEILFENGALDVFTTPIGMKKSRPAVMLSCLCLPADSSRITDLIFRHTGTLGVREKTCLRRKLPRSEHTIETPYGSVRIKTAQSEGIKKSKIEYEDAARIARSQNIPLADVYRNIEKTIGFQ, from the coding sequence ATGAAAACGCTTTATTTTGAATGTGCTATGGGCGCTTCGGGCGACATGCTGGCCGGAGCCCTTTCGGAACTGATTCCGAATCAAAAAGAATTTATCGAAAACATAAATGCCGCAGGTCTTCCGGATGAAACCCGCATCTCGGTACAAGAGTGCGAAAAATGCGGTATCTACGGGACCCGCCTCGTCGTTACAGTCGGCGGACTCGAAGAACACGAACACCGCGAACACTTGCACTGGGGGCAGTCGGGGCATGAACATTCGCACGACGGCTGCCGAGAAATACCGCACGCACATTCCACTCCGGCACATGTAGGCGCACGGATTGATCGCTTAAAAATAAATAATAAGGTTAAAGCCGACATAAAAGCGGTATATAAGATACTTGCCGAAACCGAAAGTTTTGTACATAAAACGGATATCGAGCATATTCATTTTCACGAAGTGGGAACGGCTGACGCTTTGGCCGACATAACATCGGTATGCATGCTCATCGACATGCTGTCGCCTGAAAGAATTCTGTGCTCGCCGATAAATACGGGAAGCGGCCGTGTACATTGCGCACACGGAATACTGCCGGTTCCGGCTCCGGCATGCGCGCGTATTTTGCGGAACATTCCCGTGTATTCGAACGGTATTCAAAGCGAACTGTGCACGCCGACGGGAGCCGCCCTTCTCGCCCATTTTGCTTCGGATTTCGTTGCCATGCCGCCTATGACGTATTCCGCAATCGGGTACGGTATGGGCAAAAAAAACTTCGAACAGGCAAACTGCTTACGCGCCTTTTGGGGAGAAAGTACGGAAGGGGCGGCACATATCGAACAAATAATCGAGCTTTCCTGTAATATAGACGATATGACGGGCGAAGCCCTTGCCTTTGCCGCGGAAATCTTATTTGAAAACGGCGCTTTGGACGTATTTACAACCCCTATCGGTATGAAAAAGTCGCGGCCTGCCGTAATGCTCAGCTGCCTTTGCCTGCCTGCCGACAGTTCCCGCATAACGGACCTCATATTCCGCCACACCGGTACGCTCGGTGTACGCGAAAAAACCTGCCTGCGCCGTAAACTTCCGCGAAGCGAACATACGATAGAAACTCCCTACGGCAGCGTGCGCATAAAAACCGCTCAAAGCGAGGGCATAAAAAAAAGCAAAATCGAATACGAGGATGCCGCCCGCATTGCGCGCAGTCAAAACATTCCCCTTGCCGACGTGTATAGAAACATAGAAAAAACAATCGGTTTTCAATAA
- a CDS encoding tetratricopeptide repeat protein, whose product MIKKIILFLFVTVLCSVSLFADFKSDYEKYIKSENIKKLEVLLPEWEKAEPDNPEMFIAYFNYYLLKGRSSGLTLDTVPPESGPVIPFGNPDTGETVGYIGGQTSYDKTNTETALKYLNKGLAIAPARLDMHFGQISILGQINEYERMAEKIIEVFRVAKKINHKWLWSNNEPMGDDAENIMLDSINDYHATLLKAKDAKAKEAEIKVCSAQIKAYPKSIYAYNFLGAAYMQTGEDKKALQAFLDAEKIDPADVIVLGNIGKWYAEHGDTKNAKKYYKKMLKNPDTRVQEFARKRLDALDKK is encoded by the coding sequence ATGATAAAGAAAATCATTTTGTTCTTATTTGTTACCGTTTTGTGTTCGGTATCTCTGTTTGCCGATTTTAAATCGGATTACGAAAAATATATTAAAAGCGAAAATATTAAAAAACTTGAGGTTTTACTCCCTGAATGGGAAAAAGCGGAACCGGATAATCCGGAAATGTTTATCGCGTATTTTAATTATTACCTTTTAAAAGGGCGCAGTTCCGGCTTGACACTCGATACGGTTCCTCCGGAGTCGGGACCTGTAATACCGTTCGGCAATCCTGATACCGGAGAAACGGTCGGCTATATCGGCGGTCAAACTTCATACGATAAGACAAATACCGAAACGGCTTTAAAGTATTTGAATAAGGGACTGGCAATCGCTCCCGCACGTCTGGATATGCACTTCGGTCAAATATCGATTTTAGGTCAAATAAACGAATACGAGCGTATGGCCGAAAAAATAATTGAGGTATTCCGCGTTGCAAAAAAAATCAATCACAAATGGCTTTGGTCGAATAATGAGCCGATGGGCGATGACGCCGAAAATATTATGCTTGACAGTATAAACGACTATCATGCAACTTTATTGAAAGCAAAAGACGCTAAGGCAAAGGAAGCTGAAATAAAGGTTTGTTCGGCGCAAATCAAAGCGTACCCGAAGAGTATATATGCATATAATTTTTTAGGTGCCGCCTATATGCAAACGGGAGAGGATAAAAAAGCCTTGCAGGCTTTTTTGGATGCCGAAAAAATCGATCCGGCCGATGTAATTGTGTTGGGAAATATCGGAAAATGGTATGCCGAACACGGCGATACAAAAAATGCAAAAAAATATTATAAGAAAATGCTTAAAAATCCGGATACGCGTGTGCAGGAATTCGCCCGAAAACGACTTGACGCATTGGATAAAAAATAG
- the serS gene encoding serine--tRNA ligase → MLDYRFIKENLEAVKKNIAQRHMDASADAVVALYDKRTALVTAVQKLQAKRNEIANAMKAKLSDEERRKFIEEGKTVKDTISSTEAELEKTEQELEAEARKIPNMAHPDAPVGSVDSDNLQVKVCGTPRTFDFEPKDHVQLGQELDLIDFDKATKVSGSKFYYLKNEAVFLEQALVMYALNILRKHGFTPFITPDVAREDILSGIGFNPRGNESNVYNLEGENACLIATAEITLGGYHSDEILSKDKLPLFYCGLSHCFRREAGAAGQFSKGLYRVHQFTKLEMFVYCLPDQSDALHEKLRLIEEEIFEGLGIPFRVVDTCTGDLGAPAYRKWDLEAWMPGRNGGEWGEVTSTSNCTDYQARRLNVRYKDDDGKNKYVHMLNGTAVAVSRALVAIFENYQNKDGSITVPSALVPLCGFDTIKKTAVAAYGEPKI, encoded by the coding sequence ATGCTTGATTACCGTTTTATAAAAGAAAATCTTGAAGCCGTCAAGAAAAATATCGCGCAGCGCCATATGGACGCATCCGCGGACGCGGTTGTCGCCCTGTATGACAAACGCACGGCACTCGTAACGGCCGTTCAAAAGCTGCAGGCAAAACGCAACGAAATCGCCAATGCGATGAAGGCAAAACTTAGCGACGAAGAACGCCGAAAGTTTATCGAAGAAGGCAAAACCGTAAAAGATACGATTTCTTCGACCGAAGCGGAGCTTGAGAAAACAGAACAAGAGCTTGAAGCCGAAGCGCGAAAGATTCCCAACATGGCGCATCCGGACGCTCCGGTCGGTTCGGTCGATTCGGACAATTTGCAGGTAAAAGTATGCGGAACGCCGCGCACTTTCGATTTTGAACCGAAAGACCATGTCCAACTCGGACAGGAACTCGACTTAATCGACTTTGATAAAGCGACGAAGGTTTCCGGCAGCAAATTTTATTATTTGAAAAACGAAGCGGTATTTTTGGAACAAGCGCTCGTAATGTACGCGCTGAATATTTTGCGCAAACACGGCTTTACGCCCTTTATTACGCCCGACGTCGCCCGTGAAGATATTCTTTCGGGTATCGGCTTTAATCCGCGCGGTAACGAATCGAACGTATACAATTTGGAAGGCGAAAATGCCTGCTTAATCGCAACCGCCGAAATAACGCTCGGCGGTTATCATTCCGACGAAATATTGAGTAAAGACAAATTGCCGCTTTTTTATTGCGGACTTTCGCACTGTTTCAGACGCGAAGCCGGAGCTGCCGGTCAATTTTCAAAAGGTTTGTACCGCGTGCACCAATTTACAAAACTCGAAATGTTCGTTTACTGCCTTCCCGACCAATCGGATGCGCTGCACGAAAAGCTGCGCCTTATCGAAGAAGAGATTTTCGAAGGCTTGGGGATTCCCTTCCGCGTCGTCGATACCTGTACCGGCGATTTGGGCGCTCCGGCGTACCGCAAATGGGATTTGGAAGCGTGGATGCCCGGCCGCAACGGCGGCGAATGGGGAGAGGTAACGTCTACTTCGAACTGCACCGATTATCAGGCGCGCAGGCTGAATGTCCGCTACAAAGACGATGACGGCAAAAACAAATATGTACACATGCTTAACGGCACCGCTGTCGCTGTTTCGCGCGCACTTGTCGCAATCTTCGAAAACTATCAAAACAAGGACGGCTCGATTACGGTTCCTTCCGCGCTGGTTCCCTTGTGCGGTTTCGACACGATAAAAAAAACGGCAGTAGCCGCCTACGGTGAGCCGAAGATATGA
- a CDS encoding AI-2E family transporter — MKKLVNFARPIFLLLLVLTVIVLAAVLKVTGTFLVPVTIAMFVSLVFEPLIVTLNTKFKIPWIAGIFIVLTLVIVSVWIIASLLLTSIRTIIDLYPRYEERFTVIYKAIAGLFALPYNAESTLFQNLWGQLSIRQTLRNFAFSLSNSLIVFFKDLLLVLLFAVFFLLDLRYLRQKLDFAFGDDSKGKAAIIITDIIQQVTRYMSVKFFISLLTGVLIFLGTFAVGMGFPILWGFLAFILNFIPNFGSILSGVLTSVFALVQFWPKPAPVVFVAILMCAVNFILGNIIEPRVQGRHLGLSPFIIIVSLSFWGWLWGFTGLILAVPMMVILKIICENVSILHPAAVLMGNYTYTHELQKEQEAQPQSAESITENEK, encoded by the coding sequence ATGAAAAAACTGGTTAATTTTGCCCGGCCGATTTTTCTCCTGCTCCTTGTGCTGACGGTCATCGTGCTGGCGGCGGTACTTAAAGTAACGGGAACCTTTCTCGTCCCCGTTACGATCGCAATGTTTGTTTCCCTCGTTTTTGAGCCGCTGATTGTTACGCTGAACACAAAATTCAAAATCCCGTGGATTGCCGGTATCTTTATCGTATTGACGCTCGTCATCGTTTCGGTATGGATTATCGCATCGCTTTTGCTGACCAGCATACGCACTATCATCGATTTGTACCCGCGCTACGAAGAACGCTTTACCGTCATTTATAAAGCGATTGCGGGCCTTTTTGCACTGCCGTACAACGCGGAAAGCACGCTGTTTCAAAATCTGTGGGGACAACTGAGCATACGGCAAACGCTCCGAAACTTCGCGTTTTCCCTTTCCAATTCGCTTATCGTCTTTTTTAAAGACTTATTGCTCGTACTTTTGTTTGCCGTATTCTTTTTGCTCGATTTGCGTTACCTGCGTCAAAAGCTCGATTTTGCGTTCGGCGACGACAGCAAAGGAAAGGCGGCGATCATCATCACCGACATCATTCAGCAAGTAACCCGCTATATGTCCGTTAAGTTTTTTATTTCGCTTTTAACCGGTGTGCTGATTTTTTTGGGAACCTTTGCAGTCGGCATGGGTTTTCCGATCCTGTGGGGTTTTCTTGCATTCATATTGAATTTTATACCGAATTTCGGTTCCATATTATCCGGCGTATTGACGTCGGTATTCGCCCTTGTACAATTTTGGCCCAAACCCGCCCCTGTCGTTTTTGTGGCGATCCTTATGTGTGCGGTCAATTTTATTTTGGGCAACATCATAGAACCGCGCGTCCAGGGGCGGCACTTGGGACTGTCGCCTTTTATCATCATCGTATCGTTGTCGTTTTGGGGTTGGCTGTGGGGTTTTACGGGATTGATATTGGCCGTCCCGATGATGGTGATTCTTAAAATCATCTGCGAAAACGTATCCATCCTGCACCCTGCGGCCGTGCTGATGGGCAATTACACCTACACGCACGAATTGCAAAAAGAACAGGAAGCGCAGCCGCAATCTGCCGAAAGCATAACCGAAAATGAAAAATAA